From the Desulfomonilaceae bacterium genome, one window contains:
- a CDS encoding ABC transporter permease, with protein MKSEDFLKASISALIETIQDWLVELGGIVQLFGSSVYWMVRPPFRIHEVLRQLDFVGAQSVLLIIITGAFTGMVSALQGYNGMNRYGAESLVGATTALALARELGPVLTALMIVGRVGSAMTSELGSMKNSQQIDALASMAVAPVQYLVSPRILATTISMPFLSATFGFSGMVGAYFISTRYLNIDPGAFMSGIKDYLAASDVAHGLIKALVFGLILSLVACFKGFNASGGARGVGVATTKSVVLSSVLILFSDYVMTTIMF; from the coding sequence ATGAAATCTGAGGACTTTCTAAAAGCTTCCATAAGCGCCTTAATCGAAACCATTCAAGACTGGCTGGTTGAACTCGGAGGTATCGTACAGCTTTTCGGGTCGTCAGTATATTGGATGGTGAGGCCTCCTTTTCGTATTCACGAAGTGTTGAGGCAACTGGATTTTGTCGGCGCACAGTCCGTTTTGCTCATAATAATAACTGGAGCTTTTACCGGTATGGTCAGCGCCCTACAGGGATATAACGGCATGAATCGTTATGGGGCCGAATCACTTGTTGGAGCGACGACCGCTCTGGCGTTGGCGAGAGAGTTGGGCCCCGTCCTTACCGCCCTAATGATCGTCGGTAGAGTAGGGTCGGCCATGACATCGGAACTCGGCAGCATGAAAAATTCCCAGCAGATAGACGCCTTGGCAAGTATGGCCGTAGCGCCTGTTCAGTATCTTGTATCCCCACGGATTTTAGCGACAACTATTTCGATGCCGTTCCTGTCGGCTACCTTTGGCTTTTCCGGAATGGTCGGAGCCTATTTTATATCAACCCGATATTTAAATATTGACCCCGGCGCCTTCATGTCCGGGATAAAAGATTATCTCGCCGCTTCAGACGTGGCCCACGGGTTGATAAAGGCGCTGGTCTTTGGGCTTATCTTGTCTCTTGTAGCTTGTTTTAAGGGCTTTAACGCCTCTGGAGGGGCCAGAGGGGTCGGGGTAGCCACAACCAAGTCGGTTGTGCTATCATCTGTACTAATTCTGTTCTCAGATTACGTGATGACAACAATAATGTTTTGA